One region of bacterium BMS3Abin08 genomic DNA includes:
- a CDS encoding outer membrane-specific lipoprotein transporter subunit LolC — MKKHIKILEFALSTLWRRKYKNLGIIVVFSIIVFTLSSILLLTYSFKREAVAILSGAPELIVQRVTGGRHDLIPLDYIKEIKSIPGTGEIIPRYWGYYYDISTDGNYTILGAYDRLHDSIRLLKGDFIKKGRQGVCVIGRGVSDARFAGIGNKIPIVGSDGKVHVFTVIGVFDAKSSIVTNDLVIISLKDIRSLFSIPEDQSTDIVVRVYNPVEVNNIAGKIKSRLPDTRPITRSEILRTYDTLFDWRSGLILTMFSGAVLAFIILAWDKATGLSAEEKREIGILKAIGWETSDIMELKFWEGLVISSVSFLTGVIGGYIHIFFFGASIFSPALKGWSVIFPKFHLMPYIDPYQVVVLLFFTVIPYMAATIVPSWKASITDPDVVMRG; from the coding sequence GTGAAAAAGCATATAAAGATTCTTGAGTTTGCCCTGTCTACTCTATGGAGGAGAAAATACAAGAACCTTGGCATTATAGTAGTTTTCTCCATTATTGTATTTACCCTCTCATCGATACTCCTTCTCACCTATTCATTTAAGAGAGAAGCGGTTGCAATACTCAGCGGCGCACCCGAACTCATCGTCCAGAGGGTCACCGGGGGGAGGCATGACCTTATCCCGCTTGATTATATCAAAGAGATAAAGAGTATACCCGGGACCGGAGAGATCATACCGAGGTATTGGGGCTACTATTACGATATCTCCACCGACGGAAACTATACCATACTTGGCGCATATGACAGGTTGCATGATTCAATCCGGCTGCTCAAGGGTGATTTTATCAAAAAAGGCCGGCAAGGCGTCTGCGTAATAGGAAGGGGTGTGTCCGATGCAAGGTTTGCAGGCATAGGCAACAAGATACCGATTGTCGGCTCTGACGGGAAGGTTCATGTGTTCACCGTTATCGGGGTCTTTGATGCTAAATCAAGCATTGTGACCAATGACCTCGTTATCATAAGCCTTAAGGACATTCGATCACTTTTCAGTATCCCTGAAGACCAATCCACCGATATCGTGGTCCGGGTATACAACCCCGTGGAGGTTAATAATATCGCCGGAAAGATAAAATCACGCTTGCCTGATACAAGGCCGATAACGAGAAGTGAGATATTGAGGACCTATGACACCCTCTTTGACTGGAGAAGCGGTTTGATACTGACCATGTTTTCCGGCGCCGTTCTGGCTTTTATCATTCTTGCATGGGACAAGGCAACAGGACTGAGCGCCGAGGAAAAGAGAGAGATAGGTATACTGAAGGCAATTGGATGGGAGACCTCCGACATAATGGAACTGAAGTTCTGGGAGGGCCTTGTTATCTCCTCCGTATCTTTTCTGACGGGCGTCATAGGTGGATATATCCATATCTTCTTCTTCGGTGCATCAATCTTCTCACCTGCCCTGAAGGGATGGTCTGTCATATTCCCTAAGTTTCATCTGATGCCCTATATCGATCCCTATCAGGTAGTGGTACTGCTCTTTTTCACTGTTATTCCATATATGGCTGCAACGATTGTGCCTTCATGGAAGGCCTCAATAACCGATCCCGATGTGGTGATGCGGGGATGA
- a CDS encoding SMP-30/Gluconolaconase/LRE-like region: protein MKKVLFVSLLALSLVAFFGLTVAHAGVNLKGFAYVQGHGGHVAVVDLATGEVRRIVEGKASDALTLSKDGKTLYAFSLDGYAKEINLVTGKQTNWVRLGKQHCGSNIAPDGTIWVSDMTDGHVYVYDPKTHKLADSFPVSKSICGITFSKDGKTAYIADMPGGFINIVDVRTKKVKGKITGVGNFIHRGRLNPAGTEIWESEGNELKGGKPYGVGYAEAGGHPGGVVIVDVKTGKVKDFVITGGNVHDIDFTPDGKYALAAVRQVPEQDDSGIVVINTKTKRVVKVYSACKKCHGAIGLEVSEKVDNGRPFLCGIQVDWKATGFSKACE from the coding sequence ATGAAGAAAGTATTATTTGTTTCACTCTTGGCCCTTTCACTCGTTGCATTTTTTGGTCTGACAGTTGCTCATGCAGGTGTTAATCTGAAGGGGTTTGCTTACGTTCAGGGCCATGGCGGCCATGTGGCAGTCGTCGACCTTGCAACGGGAGAGGTAAGAAGAATCGTTGAGGGCAAAGCTTCCGACGCCCTTACCCTTTCAAAGGACGGTAAAACTCTCTATGCCTTCAGTCTCGACGGTTATGCAAAGGAGATCAATCTCGTTACCGGAAAACAGACCAACTGGGTAAGACTCGGTAAACAGCACTGCGGTTCTAATATTGCCCCGGATGGTACTATCTGGGTTTCCGACATGACCGACGGCCACGTCTATGTATACGACCCTAAGACCCACAAGCTTGCCGACAGTTTTCCTGTAAGTAAATCCATATGCGGGATCACCTTTTCAAAAGACGGAAAGACAGCATATATTGCCGACATGCCGGGTGGTTTTATCAACATCGTGGATGTCAGGACCAAGAAGGTCAAAGGCAAGATTACGGGGGTCGGCAACTTCATTCACCGTGGAAGGTTAAACCCTGCCGGAACAGAGATATGGGAATCAGAGGGTAACGAACTCAAGGGTGGAAAGCCTTATGGTGTAGGTTACGCCGAGGCCGGTGGCCATCCGGGCGGGGTTGTCATTGTTGATGTCAAGACCGGCAAGGTAAAGGATTTCGTAATCACCGGTGGTAACGTACATGACATTGACTTTACCCCCGACGGCAAGTATGCCCTTGCCGCCGTAAGACAGGTTCCCGAACAGGACGACAGCGGAATCGTCGTAATCAACACAAAGACCAAGAGGGTTGTCAAGGTCTATTCAGCTTGCAAGAAATGCCACGGCGCCATCGGCTTGGAAGTCTCGGAAAAAGTTGACAACGGCAGGCCCTTCCTCTGTGGCATTCAGGTAGACTGGAAGGCAACCGGATTCAGCAAGGCGTGTGAGTAA
- the macB_3 gene encoding macrolide export ATP-binding/permease protein MacB: MILQIRRLSEGRATLKRINLSHIALKNIKRKFFRSIAIAISVTVVAATLFSVTTVMDSVETSLEKGTARLGADIMVVPENAVAQAKTVLLAGEPSTFYMDRGIEDKVRQVEGVKAAASQVFLQTAQYKCCSVGNMLLIGFEPKNDFTIMPWLSKELSRPLGTKEIIMGRGLTAYDVGSKIRFYGKDFDVVGMLEETGMKFIDDSVFMPYAAMKKLAEESQHKKGVKVAKLPLDKISTVLVQVEPEISPSRVAIFIEHDIPGVKAIVSEQVISNVRKQLFILLRSILSISIILWVMALLLIGVVFSMIVNERQREIGLLRAMGAKRGSIFRLIMTEAAILSLSGGVAGIIIGGIFLYVFKGFIRASLNIPYLWPSAGEFVLLIVFCLILSFITGVGAALYPAIRSMTMEPYEAIRGGE, encoded by the coding sequence ATGATTTTACAGATTCGGAGGTTGTCCGAAGGGAGAGCGACATTGAAACGGATTAATCTATCCCATATTGCACTTAAGAACATAAAGCGCAAGTTTTTCAGGAGTATTGCCATCGCAATCTCGGTGACCGTTGTGGCTGCAACGCTTTTTTCCGTTACCACGGTGATGGACTCCGTAGAAACGAGTTTGGAGAAAGGCACCGCACGACTGGGTGCCGACATCATGGTAGTTCCTGAGAATGCAGTGGCCCAGGCAAAGACGGTCCTTCTTGCAGGTGAACCATCGACATTTTATATGGACAGGGGTATCGAGGATAAGGTGCGCCAGGTTGAAGGGGTAAAGGCGGCAGCCAGTCAGGTCTTTCTACAGACAGCCCAGTATAAATGTTGTTCGGTGGGGAATATGCTGCTTATCGGCTTTGAACCGAAGAACGATTTTACCATTATGCCCTGGCTTTCAAAAGAGCTGTCAAGACCACTCGGTACGAAAGAGATAATCATGGGGAGGGGACTTACGGCGTATGACGTTGGTTCAAAGATCCGGTTTTACGGCAAGGACTTCGATGTAGTCGGGATGCTTGAAGAGACTGGGATGAAATTTATCGATGACTCTGTCTTCATGCCTTATGCAGCGATGAAAAAACTCGCAGAGGAGTCACAACATAAAAAAGGTGTAAAGGTTGCAAAACTGCCGCTGGATAAGATCTCCACGGTCCTTGTTCAGGTCGAGCCGGAGATCAGCCCGTCAAGGGTGGCTATCTTTATTGAACACGATATCCCCGGTGTCAAGGCGATAGTCTCCGAGCAGGTGATCTCTAATGTGAGGAAGCAACTCTTTATACTCCTGAGGAGTATCCTCTCAATAAGCATAATTCTCTGGGTCATGGCCCTCCTGCTGATCGGGGTGGTATTCTCGATGATTGTTAACGAGCGACAGAGGGAGATAGGGCTTCTTAGGGCTATGGGTGCGAAGAGAGGAAGTATCTTCCGTCTCATCATGACCGAGGCAGCCATCCTGTCTCTGTCAGGAGGGGTTGCCGGTATTATAATAGGCGGAATTTTTCTTTACGTATTTAAAGGTTTTATCAGGGCATCTTTGAATATCCCCTATCTCTGGCCCTCTGCAGGTGAGTTCGTTTTACTGATTGTTTTCTGTCTTATTCTGTCCTTTATAACGGGTGTGGGTGCAGCGCTTTATCCCGCTATAAGGTCGATGACAATGGAGCCTTACGAGGCAATAAGGGGTGGGGAATAG
- a CDS encoding nosL, with product MRHRFVGIIVIVALGLLFQGMAYAEGPVKPTEKDKCSVCGMHVAPYPNWVCEIVFKDGTRTFFDGPKDMFNFYFNIAKYNKAKTKADIESLYVTEYYTTRMVKAEDVYFVTGSDVMGPMGDELVAVKGKARAETFMKEHHGKKMLSFDEVTPADIPGGMMKMKGMKMKGKKMNGM from the coding sequence ATGAGACACAGGTTTGTGGGAATAATTGTGATTGTTGCGCTTGGCCTTTTGTTTCAGGGAATGGCATATGCGGAAGGACCGGTGAAGCCGACAGAGAAGGATAAATGTTCCGTATGCGGGATGCATGTGGCTCCCTATCCCAACTGGGTTTGTGAGATAGTATTTAAAGACGGGACGAGGACATTCTTTGACGGTCCAAAGGATATGTTCAATTTTTATTTCAATATCGCAAAGTATAATAAGGCCAAAACAAAGGCCGACATAGAATCCCTCTACGTTACCGAATACTACACAACCAGGATGGTTAAGGCAGAGGATGTTTATTTTGTGACCGGAAGCGATGTGATGGGTCCGATGGGAGATGAACTCGTTGCCGTTAAGGGTAAAGCCAGGGCGGAGACCTTCATGAAGGAACACCATGGAAAGAAGATGCTCAGCTTTGACGAGGTGACCCCCGCAGACATACCGGGTGGAATGATGAAGATGAAGGGGATGAAAATGAAAGGGAAGAAGATGAACGGTATGTAG
- a CDS encoding split-Soret cytochrome c precursor → MKDSMEEGLTRRDVILGAGKMAAGAVLLSSIGVISGAKNAEAYKYASQFKYAKLNPHEVGQIAYENYFKRWCASSVIAGFVTPLKKKVGGAWKGFPIDAYRAFHGGLAGWGALCGTLSGAAVIIGLSTRDTDTAESMINDLAFYYSYTELPSFTPAKILKAQIHHMTIAGTPVCHISVGKWMRAEGVAFLSNERAERCARLSANTAIETANMLNEYAANGKYRAKHKLLYNVLANGSTSQNNCKDCHGQYVPTPNKTYDTLKK, encoded by the coding sequence ATGAAAGACAGCATGGAAGAGGGGCTTACAAGGAGAGATGTAATCTTGGGTGCAGGCAAGATGGCTGCCGGTGCAGTTTTACTATCGTCAATTGGTGTAATCAGTGGAGCCAAAAACGCCGAGGCATACAAGTATGCATCACAGTTTAAGTATGCAAAACTCAATCCTCACGAAGTAGGCCAGATCGCTTATGAAAATTACTTCAAGCGGTGGTGTGCATCCTCTGTCATAGCAGGCTTTGTTACGCCACTGAAAAAGAAGGTTGGAGGTGCATGGAAAGGATTCCCAATCGACGCCTACAGGGCGTTTCATGGCGGACTGGCCGGATGGGGGGCATTATGCGGCACCCTGTCGGGAGCGGCGGTTATAATAGGCCTTTCAACAAGAGACACTGATACTGCAGAGAGTATGATCAACGATCTCGCATTCTATTACTCCTATACCGAACTGCCGAGCTTTACACCCGCCAAGATACTGAAGGCCCAGATACATCATATGACCATTGCGGGCACGCCTGTTTGCCATATATCAGTAGGAAAGTGGATGCGGGCGGAAGGTGTCGCTTTTCTTTCAAATGAGAGGGCGGAAAGATGTGCACGTCTTTCGGCAAACACTGCAATCGAGACCGCAAATATGTTAAATGAATATGCTGCAAACGGCAAGTACAGAGCTAAACACAAACTGCTGTACAATGTCTTAGCAAACGGCTCCACATCCCAGAACAACTGCAAGGACTGTCATGGCCAGTATGTCCCGACACCGAACAAAACTTATGACACGCTCAAGAAATAA
- the macB_1 gene encoding macrolide export ATP-binding/permease protein MacB, with amino-acid sequence MITGLAVIIIGILFIIIPHFALPLHYLAGGSGARLLSECSIWYHPELYIGILVIITGMASFKYKRVLWLTVILGILALGQSFILRPVSFYIQSQDPVVILGQTYSLRAHVFIRQVLLVFSLLTVLISLPSLIIKRKEGPPVITISHISASNLRRRRFRTIAIVLSLTIVIGIFFSYILLTRSIESTLEIGAGRLGADLMIVPEGAEKSAETVLISGGPTLFYLKKDVLAKLRGYSEIEKVSPQLYMQPFTQLICCTAEKFLIIAYDPKTDFTVAPWIRYALNGEQGMYDVVVGDSVKYYPGQDLTLYGRKLKVVASLEPTGLGYFDKSIFIPLEGARRMLRAVKKYSKTRKIPRRRIITDKSFSQLTSPEKGSISVKDVDPEGISAVFVKVRDNVSVKELAKKIEKDINGVTAINVKESTVTVKRQLTSMLKTFFLPVIVLLVMCTLILAVVFSMSVNERQREIGLLRAMGSHKATVFRLVITEALLMSCIGAILGTLFGAAVFLVFKNNIMAALNLLYIWPSPLVIFSVILMTVVTALLIGLFSGLYPAIRASRMEPYLAIRSGER; translated from the coding sequence TTGATCACCGGACTTGCGGTCATAATAATCGGAATACTCTTCATTATCATTCCCCATTTTGCGCTCCCTCTACATTATCTTGCAGGGGGCTCGGGTGCCCGGCTTCTTTCCGAGTGCTCAATATGGTACCACCCGGAACTGTATATCGGAATACTGGTGATTATAACCGGTATGGCATCCTTCAAGTACAAAAGGGTCCTATGGTTAACCGTTATTTTAGGAATCCTTGCCTTAGGTCAATCCTTTATTTTGAGACCTGTCAGCTTCTATATCCAGTCGCAGGACCCTGTAGTCATACTCGGACAGACCTATTCATTGAGGGCGCACGTTTTTATACGGCAGGTTCTTCTGGTCTTTTCCTTGCTTACCGTGCTGATAAGCCTTCCGTCTCTCATTATCAAGAGAAAAGAGGGACCGCCGGTAATAACAATCTCCCATATATCAGCCTCCAACCTGAGGCGGAGACGTTTCCGTACTATCGCCATCGTGCTCAGCCTTACCATAGTTATCGGTATTTTTTTCTCCTATATTCTTCTTACAAGAAGCATTGAGAGCACCCTGGAGATTGGCGCCGGCAGGCTTGGAGCCGATCTTATGATTGTTCCGGAAGGAGCTGAGAAGTCTGCGGAAACAGTCCTGATAAGTGGCGGGCCGACATTGTTTTATCTTAAAAAGGATGTCCTTGCCAAACTCAGGGGCTATTCAGAAATAGAGAAGGTCTCACCGCAGCTTTACATGCAGCCCTTTACCCAGTTGATCTGTTGCACAGCAGAGAAGTTTCTTATAATAGCCTATGATCCAAAGACGGATTTTACCGTTGCTCCCTGGATAAGATACGCACTGAATGGAGAGCAGGGGATGTATGACGTGGTGGTGGGAGATAGTGTCAAGTACTATCCGGGCCAGGATTTAACACTCTATGGCAGAAAGCTGAAGGTTGTGGCAAGCCTTGAACCCACGGGGCTCGGTTATTTTGATAAATCCATCTTTATACCCCTTGAGGGCGCAAGAAGGATGTTGAGGGCAGTGAAAAAGTATAGCAAAACCAGAAAAATCCCTCGAAGGAGGATAATAACCGACAAGTCCTTTTCACAACTGACATCTCCTGAAAAAGGGAGCATTTCGGTTAAGGATGTTGATCCCGAGGGTATATCGGCGGTTTTTGTAAAGGTCAGGGATAATGTCTCCGTAAAAGAGCTTGCAAAAAAAATAGAGAAAGACATCAACGGTGTTACGGCAATCAATGTAAAGGAATCCACCGTAACAGTGAAAAGGCAACTCACCTCGATGTTGAAGACGTTCTTCCTTCCGGTAATTGTGCTTCTGGTGATGTGCACGCTGATTCTTGCCGTTGTATTCAGTATGAGCGTAAACGAAAGGCAACGGGAGATCGGTCTGCTGAGGGCGATGGGTTCCCATAAAGCCACCGTATTCAGGCTCGTCATTACAGAGGCGCTTCTTATGTCCTGTATCGGCGCTATATTGGGGACGCTCTTTGGTGCTGCCGTCTTCCTTGTCTTTAAAAACAACATAATGGCGGCCCTTAATCTGCTTTATATCTGGCCTTCACCGCTTGTTATATTCTCAGTTATATTAATGACGGTAGTAACCGCCCTGCTGATAGGGCTCTTTTCAGGTCTTTACCCTGCCATCAGGGCCTCCAGAATGGAGCCTTATCTTGCCATAAGATCCGGGGAGAGGTGA
- the macB_2 gene encoding macrolide export ATP-binding/permease protein MacB — MNTVIKTENLSKVFNPGMPDEMRAVTSVSLEILEREIIVLKGPSGSGKTTLLSLIGCMTRPTEGRIVVNGKDVAKLPERFLTDIRRKTFGFIFQQFNLIKGITVIENIMLPLYPTDRGFLEIRSRAESILDKLDIIRKKYNKVQQLSGGEQQRVAIARALINDPEIILADEPTAHLDTKLSEDLLSIVRLLNEEGKNIIIATHDPLVYERDFIDRVIEMRDGKVISE; from the coding sequence ATGAATACGGTTATCAAAACGGAAAACCTATCAAAGGTTTTTAACCCTGGAATGCCTGACGAAATGAGGGCGGTGACCAGTGTATCTCTTGAGATCCTGGAGAGAGAGATCATTGTACTGAAGGGTCCGAGCGGATCAGGCAAAACCACCCTCTTGAGCCTCATCGGGTGTATGACACGTCCTACAGAGGGGAGAATAGTTGTTAATGGTAAGGATGTGGCAAAACTTCCGGAGAGGTTTCTGACGGATATCAGGCGCAAAACCTTTGGGTTCATCTTTCAGCAATTCAACCTTATAAAGGGTATAACTGTAATTGAGAATATAATGCTTCCGCTTTATCCTACGGACAGAGGGTTTTTAGAGATCAGAAGCCGTGCAGAGTCCATACTCGATAAGCTGGATATAATAAGAAAGAAGTACAATAAGGTTCAGCAGCTCTCCGGTGGTGAGCAACAGAGGGTGGCAATAGCGAGGGCATTGATAAATGATCCGGAAATCATCCTTGCAGATGAACCGACAGCACATCTTGATACAAAACTCTCTGAAGACTTATTAAGTATAGTAAGACTCTTAAACGAAGAGGGGAAGAATATCATTATTGCCACCCATGACCCTCTTGTATATGAAAGGGATTTCATTGACAGGGTTATTGAGATGCGTGACGGAAAGGTAATCAGTGAATAA
- the ytrE gene encoding ABC transporter ATP-binding protein YtrE yields the protein MIEVKDLSKTYKVGSDIIKAVDNVNLRIEDNEFISILGHSGSGKTTLLSLIGGLTKPDSGTVVIDGTDIWSISDNELSGLRNQKMNFIFQFSSLIPTLNVIENVMLPTAFSKNRKDGAYGYAMELLEMVDIRDKEKSYPSQLSGGQQRRAAIARAFINHPEIILADEPTGDLDEETEAEIMKLFQGMNEEKGITFIIVTHSSELARHTRKQYRMVHGMLKKA from the coding sequence ATGATAGAGGTCAAGGATTTATCAAAGACTTACAAGGTAGGCTCTGATATCATCAAGGCCGTTGACAACGTTAATCTCAGAATTGAAGATAACGAGTTTATCTCCATACTTGGCCATTCCGGAAGCGGCAAGACAACGCTCCTGAGTCTTATAGGTGGACTTACAAAGCCTGATTCAGGCACTGTGGTTATTGACGGTACCGATATCTGGTCGATCAGCGACAATGAACTCTCCGGGCTCAGAAACCAAAAGATGAACTTTATTTTTCAGTTTTCCAGCCTGATTCCCACACTGAATGTTATCGAAAATGTGATGCTCCCGACCGCCTTCAGCAAAAACAGGAAGGACGGGGCATACGGGTACGCCATGGAATTGCTTGAAATGGTGGATATCAGGGATAAGGAAAAATCTTATCCGTCCCAGTTGAGCGGAGGACAGCAGCGGCGGGCGGCAATCGCCAGGGCATTCATAAATCATCCGGAGATTATCCTTGCCGATGAACCGACGGGAGACCTTGATGAGGAGACGGAAGCAGAGATAATGAAACTGTTTCAGGGGATGAATGAGGAAAAGGGTATAACCTTCATAATCGTTACGCACAGTTCCGAGCTTGCACGCCATACAAGAAAGCAGTACAGGATGGTACATGGAATGTTAAAAAAGGCATAG